One genomic window of Gossypium hirsutum isolate 1008001.06 chromosome D11, Gossypium_hirsutum_v2.1, whole genome shotgun sequence includes the following:
- the LOC107963420 gene encoding uncharacterized protein, with amino-acid sequence MVSQQRMLLKSEIRHQERGDEGQRCVGGLRSYTKTRIGKKKFSSSSSIGVMTSLTGKGGIIISDGGKKMYKRSIQKAKETTRLKRRKAVLRNKIEQKTLMRESLQASKRDAAEGKSRYRLSKMMRNELRDEVNRVIKDFVRLRALEILVMQEMGFF; translated from the exons ATGGTTTCCCAGCAAAGGATGCTGTTGAAATCAGAGATACGCCACCAAGAAAGAGGCGATGAAGGGCAAAGGTGTGTCGGAGGATTAAG GTCATACACAAAAACAAGaattggcaagaaaaagttttcGTCTTCGTCTTCGATTGGGGTGATGACAAGTCTCACCG GAAAAGGGGGAATCATTATATCAGATGGTGGAAAAAAGATGTACAAAAGGAGCATCCAG AAAGCGAAAGAAACTACTAGGCTGAAGAGAAGGAAAGCAGTACTGAGAAATAAGATAGAGCAGAAGACGTTGATGAGGGAGTCACTACAGGCGAGTAAACGAGATGCCGCAGAGGGTAAGTCACGGTATAGGTTGTCGAAGATGATGAGGAATGAGCTAAGGGATGAGGTGAATAGAGTTATCAAGGACTTTGTGAGGTTGCGGGCATTGGAGATATTGGTGATGCAGGAGATGGGTTTCTTTTGA